From a region of the Hymenobacter jejuensis genome:
- a CDS encoding rhodanese-like domain-containing protein: MKSSSNYQNLTPAQFAEGLREPGAVLLDVRRPDEFAAGHLPGALNLDVTAPDFAQRVAALDKTQPTYVYCRSGARSANAAGQIGSAGFAHVRNLLGGVLDWPEPQVR, from the coding sequence TTGAAATCATCTTCGAATTACCAGAACCTGACACCCGCTCAATTTGCCGAAGGACTGCGTGAACCCGGCGCAGTGCTGCTTGATGTGCGCCGCCCCGATGAGTTTGCCGCGGGCCATCTGCCGGGCGCCCTCAACCTCGACGTGACGGCCCCGGATTTCGCGCAGCGCGTGGCCGCCCTCGACAAAACCCAGCCTACTTACGTGTACTGCCGCAGCGGCGCCCGCTCCGCAAACGCCGCAGGCCAGATCGGTTCGGCAGGCTTTGCGCACGTGCGCAATCTGCTCGGGGGCGTGCTCGACTGGCCCGAACCGCAGGTGCGCTAG
- a CDS encoding DUF92 domain-containing protein, translating into MPPLISLGAVLLLLGLGMTYSLQTGKLTRAGAGTGGALGLLIFLGTGYTGLGLLILFFLLGSGATVWQRATKQRWGVAEAHHGRRTAAQVVANAGVAGAAALVSWVLPAHAPLCQLLLAGSLAAATADTLSSELGTVYGRRFYNILTLRPDTRGRDGVVSAEGTLLGLTGSILLAGVATLGFGWPQAYSFWVVALAGTVGNLADSVLGATLERRGILSNDAVNLLNTLTGAVTAAVGYALLGLP; encoded by the coding sequence ATGCCTCCGTTGATTTCCTTGGGTGCTGTACTGTTGCTGCTCGGCTTGGGCATGACTTACAGCCTACAAACCGGCAAGCTCACGCGCGCGGGAGCCGGCACTGGTGGGGCGCTCGGGCTATTGATTTTCCTAGGCACCGGTTATACGGGCCTGGGGCTGCTGATTTTGTTTTTCTTGCTGGGCTCAGGCGCGACGGTCTGGCAACGCGCAACCAAGCAACGCTGGGGAGTAGCGGAAGCGCACCACGGCCGGCGCACCGCGGCCCAGGTAGTAGCCAACGCCGGGGTGGCTGGCGCTGCGGCCTTGGTGAGTTGGGTGTTGCCCGCCCATGCTCCACTCTGCCAGCTTCTTTTGGCCGGTAGCCTGGCGGCAGCCACCGCCGACACGCTCTCCTCGGAGCTGGGCACCGTCTACGGCCGCCGGTTTTATAACATCCTGACCTTGCGCCCCGATACGCGCGGCCGCGATGGCGTAGTCAGCGCCGAAGGCACGCTGTTGGGGTTAACAGGCAGCATCCTCCTAGCGGGTGTGGCCACCTTGGGCTTTGGCTGGCCCCAAGCATACAGCTTCTGGGTAGTGGCGCTGGCCGGCACGGTGGGCAACCTAGCCGATTCGGTGTTGGGAGCTACGCTCGAGCGGCGTGGCATACTTTCCAACGACGCGGTCAACCTACTCAATACTCTTACTGGCGCCGTCACGGCTGCAGTCGGATATGCGCTACTGGGGCTCCCGTAG
- a CDS encoding DUF6691 family protein, with protein MKKSKYLTLGTLFGIILTKSEVISWFRIQEMFRFQSFHMYGIIGSAIVVGLLSIQLIKRNRLKTIHGEPITLTNKKFTHGTWIGGLIFGLGWALTGACPGPLFAQLGSGVASAAVLIVAALAGTWTYSALRDKLPL; from the coding sequence ATGAAAAAGAGTAAGTACTTGACACTGGGCACGTTATTCGGCATTATCCTAACCAAGAGCGAAGTGATCAGCTGGTTCCGGATTCAGGAGATGTTTCGATTTCAGAGCTTCCATATGTATGGCATAATCGGCTCGGCCATCGTGGTAGGGCTGCTCTCCATTCAGCTCATCAAGCGCAACCGGCTCAAAACCATCCACGGCGAGCCCATCACCCTCACCAATAAAAAATTCACCCACGGCACCTGGATCGGGGGCCTTATCTTCGGGTTAGGCTGGGCCCTGACGGGTGCCTGCCCCGGCCCGCTGTTTGCCCAACTCGGCAGCGGTGTGGCCTCGGCCGCCGTGCTGATTGTGGCTGCCCTGGCGGGCACTTGGACCTACAGCGCCCTGCGCGACAAACTGCCCCTGTAG
- a CDS encoding inositol oxygenase family protein translates to MKNSPSSPDKTPLESLELWEDDLLNRYPDPDAIAQGRDTDAYRNYVEPTRDSVREFYRLNHLHQTYDFVQAKRQEFLGFDKREMPVWDAFQFLNQLVDDSDPDTDLDQFQHLLQTAEAIRQDGHPDWFVLVGLLHDMGKVLCLFGEAQWAVVGDTFPVGCAFSDKIVYAEFFQHNPDAHDPRYNTQLGVYERHCGLRNVHMSWGHDEYVYHMVKDYLPEPALYMLRYHSFYPQHRENAYAHLLDAHDRAMFKWVDLFNPYDLYSKSPTPPNWSELRPYYEELVAKYLPPTLKF, encoded by the coding sequence ATGAAAAACAGCCCCAGCTCACCCGACAAAACCCCACTCGAAAGCCTCGAGCTTTGGGAAGACGACCTGCTGAACCGCTACCCCGACCCGGACGCGATTGCGCAAGGCCGCGATACGGATGCGTACCGCAACTACGTGGAGCCCACCCGCGATTCGGTGCGGGAGTTTTACCGCCTCAACCACCTGCACCAAACCTACGACTTTGTGCAGGCCAAGCGCCAGGAGTTTCTGGGCTTCGACAAGCGCGAAATGCCGGTGTGGGATGCGTTTCAGTTTCTGAACCAGCTCGTGGACGACTCGGATCCCGACACCGACCTCGACCAGTTTCAGCACTTGCTGCAAACTGCAGAAGCGATTCGGCAGGACGGGCACCCCGACTGGTTTGTGCTGGTGGGGCTGCTGCACGACATGGGCAAGGTGCTGTGCCTGTTTGGCGAAGCGCAGTGGGCCGTGGTGGGCGACACGTTTCCAGTGGGCTGCGCTTTCTCCGATAAAATCGTGTATGCGGAATTCTTCCAACACAACCCCGACGCGCACGACCCGCGCTACAACACGCAACTTGGTGTGTACGAGCGACATTGCGGACTGCGCAACGTACACATGTCGTGGGGCCATGACGAATACGTGTACCACATGGTGAAGGACTACCTGCCCGAGCCGGCCCTGTACATGCTGCGTTACCACTCCTTTTACCCGCAGCACCGCGAAAACGCCTACGCGCACCTGCTCGACGCCCACGACCGCGCAATGTTCAAGTGGGTCGATCTGTTTAACCCCTACGACCTCTACTCGAAAAGCCCCACACCGCCCAACTGGTCTGAGCTACGCCCTTATTACGAGGAGTTGGTTGCCAAGTATTTGCCGCCCACGCTGAAGTTCTAA
- a CDS encoding MBL fold metallo-hydrolase gives MKIEQFEDKGLAHFSYAILSECAREIVLIDPARDPQPYYDFAKAHDATIISVIETHPHADFVSSHLEIAQQTGATIRVSKLLGADYAHEPFDEGNAFTVGKLTFWALNTPGHSPDSISIVLSREGQDVAVFTGDTLFIGDVGRPDLREKAGNLTAKREELARQMYHSLREKLMVLEADVLVYPAHGAGSLCGKALSGANSSTIGAEKAGNYALRPMSEEDFVKELLADQPFIPKYFGYDVALNKAGAPAYAPSVQQVKRLATGAPLEPSVLVVDTRPEAEFKQGHVTGALNIQQGGKFETWLGSIVGPEESFYLVAADEKNLENLIRKTAKIGYEALIKGALIGSPSAEATLPQLDVNAFRRHPENYTVVDIRNAAEAKAEPLFEGALNIPLPELRERAGEIPAGKPVVVHCAGGYRSAAGASIVAPVLPATRVFDLGEAVKSFQPTAVIY, from the coding sequence ATGAAAATCGAACAGTTTGAAGACAAGGGCTTAGCGCATTTTTCCTACGCTATCCTGAGCGAATGCGCCCGCGAAATTGTGCTCATCGACCCGGCCCGTGACCCGCAGCCGTATTATGACTTTGCAAAGGCCCACGACGCCACCATCATCAGCGTCATCGAGACACACCCGCATGCCGATTTCGTGTCTTCACACCTAGAGATTGCCCAGCAGACCGGCGCGACCATTCGCGTGAGCAAGCTGCTCGGAGCTGACTACGCCCACGAACCATTTGACGAGGGCAACGCCTTTACCGTTGGCAAACTCACTTTCTGGGCCCTGAATACCCCTGGCCACTCGCCAGACTCGATCAGCATTGTGCTCAGCCGCGAGGGACAGGACGTGGCCGTGTTTACGGGCGATACGCTTTTCATCGGGGATGTGGGCCGCCCTGACCTGCGCGAGAAAGCCGGCAACCTGACGGCCAAACGCGAAGAGCTGGCCCGCCAGATGTACCACTCGCTGCGCGAAAAGCTGATGGTGCTCGAAGCCGACGTGCTGGTGTACCCGGCCCACGGCGCGGGCAGCCTCTGCGGTAAGGCGCTCAGCGGAGCCAACAGCAGCACCATCGGGGCCGAAAAAGCCGGCAACTACGCCCTACGTCCGATGAGCGAGGAGGATTTCGTGAAGGAACTGCTGGCCGATCAGCCTTTCATTCCTAAGTACTTCGGCTACGACGTGGCCCTCAACAAAGCCGGTGCCCCGGCCTACGCTCCGAGCGTGCAGCAAGTGAAGCGCTTGGCAACTGGCGCGCCCCTGGAGCCCAGTGTGCTGGTGGTGGACACACGCCCCGAAGCCGAGTTCAAGCAAGGGCACGTGACCGGCGCGCTTAACATTCAGCAAGGCGGCAAATTTGAAACCTGGCTGGGCTCCATCGTGGGGCCCGAAGAGTCGTTTTATTTAGTAGCGGCTGACGAAAAGAATCTGGAAAATCTGATTCGGAAAACGGCCAAAATCGGCTACGAGGCCCTGATTAAAGGCGCGCTGATAGGCTCACCTTCGGCCGAAGCCACGCTGCCGCAGCTTGACGTGAACGCCTTCCGTAGGCACCCGGAAAACTATACCGTTGTCGACATCCGCAATGCCGCGGAAGCCAAAGCGGAGCCTTTGTTTGAAGGCGCGCTGAACATCCCCTTGCCCGAATTGCGCGAGCGAGCCGGAGAAATTCCGGCCGGTAAGCCAGTGGTGGTCCATTGTGCCGGCGGCTACCGCTCCGCCGCCGGTGCTAGCATCGTGGCCCCGGTTCTGCCTGCTACGCGGGTGTTCGACTTAGGCGAAGCGGTAAAGTCCTTCCAGCCGACTGCGGTCATTTACTAA
- a CDS encoding S8 family serine peptidase has protein sequence MRQLSVGLRELLYICDGRRTFRRILAVFPVLFFFPRLRISFRVRHWQLFASIASAVCLGITSQAAAEPMPQTARYWVQLRDKGGVRFDPATYFSPQAQARRRRQHLPAADSSDFPVRPDYVSRVQAGVDSVVFVSRWFNAISCWATPMQATRLRHLPGVRAVTRRPDASLLPAALTSLSALGNEAISAEDRQLARRQTASLGAADFQTATLDGRGLRIAIFDVGFNGADHHPAFQHLVRDKRIVATYDFVKRRNSVFAGGTHGTEVLSCIAGLLPDGTPLGLAPKAEFLLARTERLHREIYAEEEAWLAAAEWADRNGADIINSSLGYTNRRYFPEQMNGYTSLVARAAELAVRKGILVVNAAGNDGDNEDWHTVGTPADGDSVLAVGGLDPDTFLHVDFSSYGPSADRQVKPNVTAFGTVLAAAPGGYVRTQGTSFASPLVVGFAACAWQQNRQLTVMQLFAKIQESADLYPYFDYAHGYGLPRASALLQERKPRTEAAFDLVREDSLLSVIIRPSAAYVSARTLPLYADSVVRVTSLAPKTPSVPRVGREELKPPLSGEPKQGEAAGEAAPQPPTHPDYLYWHIADRYGVLRTYEVLEVTQRAVLRLPLSRLRAGDTVRVHYRGFTQSYSVQ, from the coding sequence GTGCGGCAACTTAGCGTGGGCTTGCGAGAATTGCTATACATCTGCGACGGCCGTCGTACCTTCCGCCGCATATTGGCTGTGTTTCCCGTGTTGTTTTTCTTTCCTCGCTTACGTATTTCGTTCCGGGTCCGGCATTGGCAGCTGTTCGCATCGATTGCGAGCGCTGTATGCCTGGGTATTACTTCGCAGGCCGCGGCCGAACCGATGCCGCAAACGGCCCGTTATTGGGTGCAGTTGCGCGACAAGGGGGGCGTTCGGTTTGATCCCGCTACCTACTTTTCACCCCAGGCTCAGGCCCGGCGGCGGCGGCAACACCTGCCCGCCGCCGACAGCAGTGATTTTCCGGTGCGCCCCGATTATGTGAGTCGCGTACAGGCTGGGGTCGATTCGGTGGTTTTCGTAAGCCGTTGGTTTAATGCAATTTCCTGTTGGGCAACCCCCATGCAGGCGACGCGGCTGCGGCATTTGCCGGGCGTACGCGCCGTGACGCGGCGGCCCGACGCCTCCTTGTTACCTGCTGCCCTGACTAGCTTATCTGCCCTTGGCAACGAGGCAATTAGTGCGGAAGACCGACAACTGGCTCGTCGCCAAACGGCCAGCCTGGGAGCCGCTGATTTTCAGACAGCTACCCTCGATGGACGCGGCCTGCGCATTGCCATTTTCGACGTGGGCTTCAACGGAGCCGACCATCATCCGGCCTTCCAGCACTTGGTGCGCGACAAGCGCATTGTGGCCACCTATGATTTTGTGAAGCGCCGGAACTCCGTATTCGCGGGCGGCACGCATGGCACGGAAGTGCTCTCGTGCATTGCCGGTTTGCTTCCCGATGGTACCCCGTTGGGACTAGCACCCAAGGCGGAATTCCTGTTGGCTCGCACCGAGCGGCTCCACCGGGAGATCTATGCCGAGGAAGAAGCCTGGTTGGCCGCCGCCGAATGGGCCGATCGCAACGGCGCCGACATCATTAATTCATCGCTAGGTTATACCAATCGTCGGTATTTTCCTGAGCAGATGAACGGCTACACCAGCTTGGTGGCCCGCGCGGCGGAGCTGGCCGTGCGCAAAGGCATCTTGGTAGTGAATGCCGCCGGCAACGACGGCGATAACGAAGACTGGCACACCGTGGGCACGCCTGCCGACGGCGACTCGGTACTGGCTGTCGGGGGCCTTGACCCCGATACGTTCCTGCACGTCGACTTCAGCAGTTACGGGCCCAGCGCCGACCGCCAGGTTAAGCCTAACGTCACGGCATTCGGAACGGTGCTGGCCGCCGCGCCTGGCGGGTATGTGCGCACGCAGGGCACCTCGTTTGCTAGTCCGTTGGTTGTGGGCTTTGCTGCCTGCGCCTGGCAGCAAAACAGGCAACTGACGGTGATGCAGCTATTTGCCAAGATTCAGGAATCAGCCGACTTGTATCCGTATTTCGACTACGCGCACGGCTACGGATTGCCGCGGGCATCGGCTTTGCTCCAGGAGCGAAAGCCCAGAACAGAGGCCGCGTTCGACTTGGTGCGGGAAGATTCATTGCTTTCGGTAATCATCAGACCTTCAGCTGCTTACGTGTCGGCACGTACGTTGCCGCTTTACGCCGATTCGGTGGTGCGCGTAACGAGCTTGGCCCCCAAAACGCCTTCGGTGCCCCGCGTAGGGCGCGAGGAGCTGAAGCCACCTTTGTCGGGCGAGCCCAAGCAAGGCGAAGCCGCCGGGGAAGCGGCGCCGCAGCCTCCGACGCACCCCGACTACCTGTACTGGCACATTGCCGACCGCTACGGCGTATTGCGCACCTACGAAGTGCTGGAAGTCACGCAGCGAGCTGTGTTGCGGCTGCCGCTCAGCCGTTTGCGGGCGGGCGATACGGTGCGTGTGCATTACCGCGGCTTCACCCAAAGCTACTCTGTGCAATGA
- a CDS encoding YeeE/YedE family protein — protein MLDLLRQPWPWYVAGPLIGLTVPALLLVGNKALGISSSLRHMCAACVPANIPFLTYNWRAESWNLWFVLGIALGGFVGYRVLGHPDVVAISPDTVRDLQAQMHLTDFSGLLPKELFAIENLANWKGWVFLVLGGFLVGFGTRYAGGCTSGHAISGLSNLQWVSLVAVVGFFAGGLLMTWVIYPLLF, from the coding sequence ATGCTTGACCTACTCCGCCAGCCGTGGCCTTGGTACGTGGCTGGCCCCCTGATCGGGCTGACTGTGCCTGCGCTGCTACTCGTTGGCAACAAAGCGTTGGGTATCAGCAGCTCGCTTCGCCACATGTGCGCGGCCTGCGTACCGGCCAACATTCCTTTTCTGACTTACAACTGGCGCGCCGAAAGCTGGAACCTGTGGTTTGTGCTCGGCATTGCCCTTGGCGGCTTTGTGGGCTACCGCGTGTTGGGGCACCCCGACGTAGTGGCCATTTCGCCCGACACCGTCCGCGACTTGCAAGCGCAAATGCACCTGACCGATTTTTCGGGCCTGCTACCCAAAGAGCTGTTTGCTATTGAGAACTTAGCCAACTGGAAAGGCTGGGTATTTCTGGTGCTGGGCGGCTTTTTGGTAGGCTTTGGCACGCGCTACGCCGGGGGCTGCACCTCGGGCCACGCCATTTCGGGACTATCAAATTTGCAGTGGGTGTCGCTGGTAGCCGTGGTTGGTTTCTTCGCGGGCGGTCTGCTGATGACGTGGGTCATTTATCCGCTGTTATTTTAA
- a CDS encoding sulfite exporter TauE/SafE family protein, with the protein MLHYFGYFAAIFIGLSLGIMGGGGSILTVPVLVYLMGVSPVLSTAYSLFVVGSTAAVGASGYFRKGMVSVKTAVVFLLPSLAAVFLVRKVLLPAIPHELFTVGKMVFTKDLLVLVAFAVLMVVAATSMIRSQQAETILDEELHHKHAFNYFLILGIGLVVGLLTGFVGAGGGFLIIPALVLGARLPMKLAVGTSLAIIALNSLIGFTGDLSAGTPIAWAFLLGFLAFALGGIVLGTYLARFIPGAKLKPAFGWFTLGMGTFILLRELVFIHK; encoded by the coding sequence ATGCTTCATTATTTCGGCTACTTCGCCGCCATTTTTATTGGCCTCTCCCTGGGCATCATGGGCGGCGGCGGCTCCATCCTGACGGTGCCGGTGCTGGTGTACTTAATGGGCGTGAGCCCGGTGCTGAGCACGGCTTACTCCTTGTTTGTGGTGGGCTCCACGGCGGCGGTGGGGGCTTCGGGCTACTTCCGCAAAGGAATGGTGTCGGTGAAAACGGCCGTGGTGTTTTTGCTGCCTTCGTTAGCGGCCGTGTTTTTGGTACGCAAAGTCTTGCTGCCCGCCATCCCGCACGAATTGTTCACAGTAGGTAAGATGGTGTTTACCAAAGACTTGCTGGTGTTGGTGGCCTTCGCCGTGCTGATGGTAGTAGCGGCCACCTCCATGATTCGCAGCCAGCAGGCCGAAACGATACTTGATGAAGAGCTGCACCACAAGCACGCCTTCAATTACTTTCTCATCTTGGGCATCGGTCTGGTGGTGGGTCTGCTCACGGGCTTTGTAGGTGCGGGCGGCGGCTTTCTGATTATTCCGGCCCTGGTGCTGGGCGCGCGGCTGCCCATGAAGCTGGCCGTGGGCACATCGCTGGCCATCATTGCCTTAAACTCCCTGATCGGCTTTACGGGCGATCTGAGCGCGGGCACGCCCATCGCCTGGGCGTTTCTGCTGGGTTTTCTGGCTTTTGCCCTGGGCGGCATTGTGCTGGGCACTTACCTAGCCCGCTTTATTCCAGGGGCTAAGCTCAAGCCGGCTTTCGGCTGGTTCACGCTAGGTATGGGGACTTTCATCTTACTGCGGGAGCTGGTTTTTATCCATAAGTAA
- a CDS encoding OmpA family protein — translation MNLNLPRTALLTLLSAGILIGTPSCVSQKKYMALQTQRDELTKSRDQLQAEKAALEQEKAQSEEQLRNNLLSKNQQVNQLNANLGSTQEQLKEREARLAEMQRVLEQKDQAVKNLRQKVADALLGFNANDLQVNLKNGKVYVSLSEQLLFKSGSTKVDPKGQEALKKLATALKGNQDVNVLVEGHTDNVPIARGTAGMRDNWDLSVLRATEITRILTTAGLPASQVTPSGRAQYLPVATNDTPANKALNRRTEIILTPKLDELFQILEQN, via the coding sequence ATGAATCTGAACCTCCCTCGTACCGCGCTGCTGACTTTGTTAAGCGCAGGTATTCTGATCGGCACTCCGTCGTGCGTATCGCAGAAGAAATACATGGCCCTGCAAACTCAGCGCGACGAACTGACCAAATCCAGAGATCAACTGCAGGCCGAAAAAGCGGCGCTGGAGCAAGAGAAAGCCCAAAGCGAAGAACAGTTGCGCAACAACCTGCTCAGCAAGAATCAGCAGGTAAACCAACTCAATGCCAACCTTGGCTCGACGCAGGAACAGTTGAAAGAGCGCGAAGCCCGACTCGCCGAAATGCAGCGCGTGCTCGAACAGAAAGATCAGGCAGTGAAGAACTTACGCCAAAAAGTAGCAGACGCTCTGCTCGGTTTCAATGCCAACGACTTGCAGGTAAATCTCAAAAACGGCAAAGTATACGTGTCGTTGTCGGAGCAGCTGCTGTTCAAATCAGGCTCTACCAAAGTTGATCCCAAAGGCCAAGAAGCACTCAAGAAACTGGCCACGGCCCTCAAAGGAAACCAAGACGTGAACGTACTGGTGGAAGGCCACACCGATAACGTGCCCATCGCCCGCGGCACCGCCGGTATGCGCGACAACTGGGATCTGAGCGTGCTGCGCGCCACCGAAATCACGCGCATCCTGACGACGGCCGGCTTGCCAGCCAGCCAGGTAACTCCTTCTGGCAGAGCACAATACTTGCCTGTCGCTACCAACGATACGCCCGCCAACAAAGCCCTGAACCGCCGCACCGAAATTATCCTGACGCCCAAGCTCGACGAGCTGTTCCAGATTCTGGAGCAGAACTAG
- a CDS encoding helix-turn-helix domain-containing protein, which yields MSTFSAARISDLRKSKGLSQELLAEESGVSLRTIQRVEQGHTIPRGHTVQALAAALDVPLEALQAAPEPAAVPAPTAPALRSDPEFLQLLNLSALSFLVVPLLNLVVPLLLWRARRHDTAHVADLGRRVLGFQILWQAGSFFAFLLAVVGQLVAARYFKVVVPGLFVGVMVVTYALNALTIGYYALQLRRGRLDVYRIRL from the coding sequence ATGTCTACGTTTTCAGCCGCCCGCATCTCCGACCTTCGCAAAAGCAAAGGCTTGTCGCAGGAATTGTTGGCCGAAGAATCGGGCGTGAGCCTGCGCACCATCCAGCGCGTGGAGCAGGGCCACACCATTCCGCGCGGCCACACGGTGCAGGCGCTGGCCGCCGCCCTCGACGTGCCGCTCGAAGCGTTGCAGGCCGCGCCCGAACCCGCGGCCGTGCCGGCGCCGACTGCTCCGGCCCTGCGCTCCGACCCTGAATTTTTGCAGCTGCTCAACCTGAGCGCCCTGAGCTTTCTGGTCGTGCCGCTGCTCAACTTGGTGGTGCCGCTGCTGCTGTGGCGGGCCCGTCGCCACGACACAGCGCACGTCGCCGACTTGGGCCGGCGCGTGCTCGGTTTCCAGATTTTGTGGCAAGCCGGGAGCTTCTTTGCCTTCCTGCTGGCCGTAGTGGGGCAGCTGGTGGCGGCCCGGTATTTTAAGGTAGTTGTGCCGGGGCTTTTTGTGGGCGTGATGGTGGTCACGTATGCGCTGAACGCACTTACCATTGGGTACTACGCCCTGCAATTGCGCCGGGGTCGCCTCGACGTCTATCGCATCCGGCTATAG
- a CDS encoding ArsR/SmtB family transcription factor: MTPPIPASIDLNLSIEKMEKVAFILKTTAHPTRIAIVQLLAAQKSMSVNDISEKLGVEQSLASHHLSGMKLKGILSSHRDGKNVFYSLKMREVIDVIQCLAACTFL; the protein is encoded by the coding sequence ATGACACCTCCCATCCCCGCTTCTATCGACCTGAACCTTTCCATTGAAAAGATGGAAAAGGTGGCCTTCATTCTCAAAACGACGGCCCACCCCACCCGTATTGCCATCGTGCAACTGCTGGCCGCGCAGAAAAGTATGTCGGTCAACGACATCAGCGAAAAGCTGGGGGTGGAACAAAGCCTAGCCTCGCACCACCTCTCGGGCATGAAGCTCAAAGGCATCCTGAGCAGCCACCGCGACGGCAAAAACGTGTTTTATTCGCTGAAAATGCGCGAAGTGATCGATGTGATCCAGTGCTTGGCCGCCTGCACATTTCTGTAA
- a CDS encoding universal stress protein — translation MQNILVPTDFSPEAHNAFEVATQLAHRTGGHITLLHVVDAPAASGMITTGGIVGGSSRHGVYMVQLLQQTKRRMHELMYEVARKFPEVQVQDRIATGHVDDSILEVIQEHQIDLVVVGAQEHHAVTHLFTPDSHAERLVRLSPCPVLTVKHPAPNFDVHSIVFASDFAAEADLAVPSLRQVCTAFPEAELHLLDVVTSAEQADAALERIKAFAQRHQLAAYQPDVYNAPKVRAGIPRYVEQAHPDLVVMLSHGHTGLRHFLQGSVAEAVAVETAAPVLTFHPPVEVTR, via the coding sequence ATGCAAAACATCCTTGTTCCTACCGATTTTTCGCCCGAAGCGCACAACGCGTTTGAAGTAGCTACGCAGTTGGCCCACCGCACCGGCGGCCACATTACCCTGCTCCACGTGGTGGATGCCCCCGCGGCCTCCGGCATGATCACGACCGGCGGGATAGTGGGGGGCTCGTCGCGGCATGGTGTGTACATGGTGCAGCTGCTGCAACAGACCAAGCGGCGCATGCATGAGCTGATGTATGAAGTGGCCCGCAAGTTTCCGGAGGTGCAGGTGCAGGATCGCATTGCCACCGGCCACGTCGACGACTCGATTCTGGAGGTGATTCAGGAGCACCAGATCGATTTGGTGGTGGTAGGGGCGCAGGAGCACCACGCCGTAACGCACTTATTCACACCCGACTCGCACGCCGAGCGCCTAGTGCGGCTTTCGCCTTGCCCGGTGCTGACGGTGAAACATCCGGCGCCCAATTTCGACGTGCACTCGATTGTTTTCGCTTCCGATTTCGCCGCCGAAGCCGATTTGGCTGTGCCCAGCCTGCGGCAGGTGTGCACGGCGTTCCCCGAAGCCGAACTGCATCTGCTCGATGTGGTGACGAGCGCCGAACAGGCCGATGCCGCCCTTGAGCGCATCAAAGCCTTTGCCCAGCGACATCAACTAGCTGCATATCAACCCGATGTGTACAATGCTCCGAAAGTACGCGCGGGCATTCCGCGCTACGTCGAGCAAGCCCATCCCGACTTGGTTGTAATGCTGAGCCATGGCCACACGGGCCTACGGCATTTTCTGCAAGGCAGCGTGGCCGAAGCCGTAGCGGTGGAAACCGCAGCACCGGTTCTGACCTTTCATCCTCCGGTTGAGGTAACACGCTAA